In Brachypodium distachyon strain Bd21 chromosome 2, Brachypodium_distachyon_v3.0, whole genome shotgun sequence, one genomic interval encodes:
- the LOC100833985 gene encoding histone-lysine N-methyltransferase, H3 lysine-9 specific SUVH1 isoform X2 has product MEKSNVEAENEEEQPLEPKPLLSLAPMFPTPSGYDVATQSADPPVVHVTPFTPTGSSSTRPAAASFDRPFTLSPVSVALRTPRHEVELSAEYLKPFLKQKKTTSAKRVRPTKESSEDNINRRSIKKSLNENLVSIAWPSSLDNPRESVEELLIMFDSLRRRTVQLDEKEDTSRRADMKTGTLMMSNNLRINHVKTIGHVPGVKIGDIFFFRIEMCIVGLHAPAMGGIDYMPIKDVGKDQTLAVCILSAGGYENDEQDTDILVYTGQGGNSRKKEKHDQKLERGNLALMNSKNKKSQIRVVRSTRDPFHHSDRIYIYDGLYSIEDSWIEKGKNGFKVFKYKLRREIGQPDGISVWKMAQKWKANPAARENVIQMDLSSKVENLPVCLVNEVSDVKRPIHFNYATGVKYLIPLNRETPVQNCKCRSLCLPGDINCSCARQNGGDLPYSSSGLLVRHIPMLYECSSNCQCSQHCRNRVTQKGIRLSFEVFWTGDRGWGLRSWDPIHAGAFICEYTGEVTDKMKMNTDDKEDDYIFHTACLNDKVLRWNLGAELLEETSRDIATESPKQLPMVISAKDSGNVARFLNHSCSPNLLWQAVQYDHGDDSYPHIMFFAMKHIPPMTELTYDYGIRGAPPGFKNKFPKACKLKACLCGSINCRGFL; this is encoded by the coding sequence ATGGAGAAGTCGAATGTTGAAGCAGAAAATGAAGAGGAGCAACCCCTGGAACCTAAGCCATTACTGTCACTAGCACCGATGTTCCCTACTCCTAGTGGATATGATGTGGCAACTCAATCAGCCGATCCACCAGTAGTCCATGTCACGCCATTCACGCCCACCGGCTCCTCATCAACTAGACCAGCTGCAGCTTCGTTTGATCGGCCATTTACACTGTCACCAGTGTCGGTAGCATTACGAACGCCGAGACATGAAGTTGAATTATCGGCTGAATATTTAAAGCCTTTTCTcaaacagaaaaaaacaaCATCGGCGAAGAGGGTTCGACCGACTAAAGAATCCAGTGAAGACAATATCAACCGGAGGTCGATAAAAAAGAGCCTGAATGAAAACCTCGTCTCGATCGCATGGCCCTCCTCATTAGACAACCCACGAGAATCAGTAGAAGAACTTCTGATTATGTTCGATTCGCTCCGGCGCCGTACGGTACAATTGGATGAAAAGGAGGATACAAGTAGACGGGCTGACATGAAGACGGGCACACTCATGATGAGTAATAACCTGAGAATCAATCATGTCAAGACAATAGGGCATGTGCCTGGTGTCAAAATTGGAGacattttcttcttcaggaTTGAAATGTGCATTGTGGGTTTGCATGCACCAGCCATGGGTGGCATCGACTACATGCCTATTAAGGATGTCGGGAAAGACCAGACTCTGGCTGTGTGCATCCTCTCAGCTGGTGGCTACGAGAATGATGAACAAGACACAGACATTTTGGTGTACACAGGCCAGGGCGGCAACAGCCGAAAAAAGGAGAAACATGACCAGAAGCTTGAGAGAGGTAACCTGGCTCTCATGAACAGCAAAAACAAGAAGAGTCAGATAAGAGTCGTGCGCAGCACGCGTGACCCTTTCCATCACTCGGACAGAATTTATATATATGATGGGCTCTATAGTATTGAAGATTCATGGATAGAAAAGGGAAAGAATGGTTTCAAGGTTTTCAAGTACAAGCTGAGAAGGGAAATAGGGCAACCTGATGGAATTTCAGTTTGGAAGATGGCTCAAAAGTGGAAAGCAAATCCTGCTGCAAGGGAAAATGTTATACAGATGGATTTATCATCAAAGGTTGAGAACTTACCTGTGTGCCTTGTTAACGAAGTTAGCGATGTGAAAAGACCAATCCACTTCAATTATGCTACTGGGGTGAAGTATTTAATACCACTCAATAGGGAAACACCTGTACAAAATTGCAAGTGTCGCAGTCTGTGCTTGCCTGGTGACATAAATTGCTCGTGTGCACGACAGAATGGCGGTGATCTTCCATACAGCTCATCTGGACTGCTTGTGAGGCACATTCCGATGCTTTACGAGTGCTCTTCTAATTGTCAGTGTTCTCAACATTGTCGAAACAGGGTCACACAAAAGGGTATTAGACTAAGTTTTGAGGTTTTCTGGACTGGAGACCGTGGATGGGGCCTCCGGTCTTGGGACCCTATCCATGCCGGCGCATTTATCTGTGAGTATACTGGTGAAGTTACTGATAAGATGAAGATGAACACAGATGATAAGGAAGATGATTACATCTTCCATACGGCATGTCTCAATGATAAGGTTTTAAGATGGAATCTGGGTGCAGAATTACTTGAAGAAACAAGTAGAGATATCGCAACTGAGAGCCCTAAGCAATTACCTATGGTGATAAGTGCAAAAGATTCAGGCAATGTAGCTCGTTTTCTGAACCATAGTTGTTCCCCGAATCTCCTTTGGCAGGCCGTACAGTATGACCATGGTGATGATAGCTACCCGCATATTATGTTCTTCGCGATGAAACATATTCCTCCGATGACCGAACTGACCTACGATTATGGTATAAGAGGGGCTCCTCCTGGCTTTAAGAACAAATTTCCCAAAGCTTGCAAGCTGAAGGCATGCCTCTGTGGATCTATAAACTGTCGAGGTTTCTTGTGA
- the LOC100833673 gene encoding adenylate isopentenyltransferase 3, chloroplastic: protein MERNGIASRKSGGKKNKVVFVMGATATGKSKLAVDLALQFGGEVINSDKIQLHDGLPIVTNKITPNEQSGVPHHLIGGLHPDSDYSPSDFRRDATRAVENVLSRGALPIVAGGSNRYLEALLDGPSSSFRRRFECCFVWVDAGGDVALLEEYVRQRVDAMVEQGLVEEVRGFFREDGDYSRGIRRAIGVPEMDAYFRMEAAGELIRAGVLEAAVEQIKRNTCVLARRQVGKIRRLSGLPGWNIRRVHVGRVLALKVAGEKRKEDAGAERELWEKDVLGPAARTVEVFLAKGAGERGGAGVGAAVEWYGRGLQFVEAASAVSPRFHGRKAAAAV from the coding sequence ATGGAGCGCAATGGTATTGCGAGCAGGAAATCAGGAGGCAAGAAGAACAAGGTGGTGTTCGTGATGggcgcgacggcgacgggcaaGTCGAAGCTGGCGGTGGACCTGGCTTTGCAATTCGGCGGCGAGGTGATCAACTCGGACAAGATCCAGCTCCACGACGGCCTCCCCATCGTCACCAACAAAATCACGCCCAACGAGCAATCCGGCGTCCCCCACCACCTCATCGGCGGCCTCCACCCGGATTCCGACTACTCCCCGTCCGACTTCCGGCGCGACGCCACGCGCGCCGTGGAGAACGTCCTCTCCAGGGGCGCGCTGCccatcgtcgccggcggctccAACCGCTACCTGGAGGCCCTCCTCGACGgaccgtcgtcgtcgttccgGAGGCGCTTCGAGTGCTGCTTCGTGTGGgtggacgccggcggcgacgtggcGTTGCTGGAGGAGTACGTGCGCCAACGCGTGGACGCAATGGTGGAGCAAGGGCTGGTGGAGGAAGTCCGGGGGTTTTTCCGGGAGGACGGGGATTACTCCCGCGGGATCCGGAGGGCGATCGGGGTTCCGGAGATGGACGCCTACTTCCGGATGGAGGCCGCCGGGGAGCTAATTCGGGCCGGGGTGCTTGAGGCCGCCGTGGAGCAGATCAAGCGCAACACGTGCGTGCTGGCGCGGCGGCAGGTGGGGAAGATCCGGCGGTTGAGTGGCCTGCCCGGATGGAACATCCGCAGGGTTCATGTTGGCAGGGTGCTCGCGCTCAAGGTTGCGGGGGAGAAGCGGAAGGAGGATGCTGGAGCGGAGAGGGAGTTGTGGGAGAAGGACGTGCTCGGCCCTGCCGCAAGGACCGTCGAGGTGTTTCTGGCCAAAGGGGCCGGCGAACGCGGCGGTGCCGGTGTGGGGGCAGCGGTGGAGTGGTACGGTCGTGGTCTGCAGTTCGTGGAGGCGGCGTCAGCCGTGTCTCCGAGGTTTCACGGAAGAAAAGCAGCCGCGGCAGTTTGA
- the LOC100833985 gene encoding histone-lysine N-methyltransferase, H3 lysine-9 specific SUVH1 isoform X1 — protein sequence MCLGIVFTMEKSNVEAENEEEQPLEPKPLLSLAPMFPTPSGYDVATQSADPPVVHVTPFTPTGSSSTRPAAASFDRPFTLSPVSVALRTPRHEVELSAEYLKPFLKQKKTTSAKRVRPTKESSEDNINRRSIKKSLNENLVSIAWPSSLDNPRESVEELLIMFDSLRRRTVQLDEKEDTSRRADMKTGTLMMSNNLRINHVKTIGHVPGVKIGDIFFFRIEMCIVGLHAPAMGGIDYMPIKDVGKDQTLAVCILSAGGYENDEQDTDILVYTGQGGNSRKKEKHDQKLERGNLALMNSKNKKSQIRVVRSTRDPFHHSDRIYIYDGLYSIEDSWIEKGKNGFKVFKYKLRREIGQPDGISVWKMAQKWKANPAARENVIQMDLSSKVENLPVCLVNEVSDVKRPIHFNYATGVKYLIPLNRETPVQNCKCRSLCLPGDINCSCARQNGGDLPYSSSGLLVRHIPMLYECSSNCQCSQHCRNRVTQKGIRLSFEVFWTGDRGWGLRSWDPIHAGAFICEYTGEVTDKMKMNTDDKEDDYIFHTACLNDKVLRWNLGAELLEETSRDIATESPKQLPMVISAKDSGNVARFLNHSCSPNLLWQAVQYDHGDDSYPHIMFFAMKHIPPMTELTYDYGIRGAPPGFKNKFPKACKLKACLCGSINCRGFL from the exons ATGT GCCTGGGAATTGTGTTTACCATGGAGAAGTCGAATGTTGAAGCAGAAAATGAAGAGGAGCAACCCCTGGAACCTAAGCCATTACTGTCACTAGCACCGATGTTCCCTACTCCTAGTGGATATGATGTGGCAACTCAATCAGCCGATCCACCAGTAGTCCATGTCACGCCATTCACGCCCACCGGCTCCTCATCAACTAGACCAGCTGCAGCTTCGTTTGATCGGCCATTTACACTGTCACCAGTGTCGGTAGCATTACGAACGCCGAGACATGAAGTTGAATTATCGGCTGAATATTTAAAGCCTTTTCTcaaacagaaaaaaacaaCATCGGCGAAGAGGGTTCGACCGACTAAAGAATCCAGTGAAGACAATATCAACCGGAGGTCGATAAAAAAGAGCCTGAATGAAAACCTCGTCTCGATCGCATGGCCCTCCTCATTAGACAACCCACGAGAATCAGTAGAAGAACTTCTGATTATGTTCGATTCGCTCCGGCGCCGTACGGTACAATTGGATGAAAAGGAGGATACAAGTAGACGGGCTGACATGAAGACGGGCACACTCATGATGAGTAATAACCTGAGAATCAATCATGTCAAGACAATAGGGCATGTGCCTGGTGTCAAAATTGGAGacattttcttcttcaggaTTGAAATGTGCATTGTGGGTTTGCATGCACCAGCCATGGGTGGCATCGACTACATGCCTATTAAGGATGTCGGGAAAGACCAGACTCTGGCTGTGTGCATCCTCTCAGCTGGTGGCTACGAGAATGATGAACAAGACACAGACATTTTGGTGTACACAGGCCAGGGCGGCAACAGCCGAAAAAAGGAGAAACATGACCAGAAGCTTGAGAGAGGTAACCTGGCTCTCATGAACAGCAAAAACAAGAAGAGTCAGATAAGAGTCGTGCGCAGCACGCGTGACCCTTTCCATCACTCGGACAGAATTTATATATATGATGGGCTCTATAGTATTGAAGATTCATGGATAGAAAAGGGAAAGAATGGTTTCAAGGTTTTCAAGTACAAGCTGAGAAGGGAAATAGGGCAACCTGATGGAATTTCAGTTTGGAAGATGGCTCAAAAGTGGAAAGCAAATCCTGCTGCAAGGGAAAATGTTATACAGATGGATTTATCATCAAAGGTTGAGAACTTACCTGTGTGCCTTGTTAACGAAGTTAGCGATGTGAAAAGACCAATCCACTTCAATTATGCTACTGGGGTGAAGTATTTAATACCACTCAATAGGGAAACACCTGTACAAAATTGCAAGTGTCGCAGTCTGTGCTTGCCTGGTGACATAAATTGCTCGTGTGCACGACAGAATGGCGGTGATCTTCCATACAGCTCATCTGGACTGCTTGTGAGGCACATTCCGATGCTTTACGAGTGCTCTTCTAATTGTCAGTGTTCTCAACATTGTCGAAACAGGGTCACACAAAAGGGTATTAGACTAAGTTTTGAGGTTTTCTGGACTGGAGACCGTGGATGGGGCCTCCGGTCTTGGGACCCTATCCATGCCGGCGCATTTATCTGTGAGTATACTGGTGAAGTTACTGATAAGATGAAGATGAACACAGATGATAAGGAAGATGATTACATCTTCCATACGGCATGTCTCAATGATAAGGTTTTAAGATGGAATCTGGGTGCAGAATTACTTGAAGAAACAAGTAGAGATATCGCAACTGAGAGCCCTAAGCAATTACCTATGGTGATAAGTGCAAAAGATTCAGGCAATGTAGCTCGTTTTCTGAACCATAGTTGTTCCCCGAATCTCCTTTGGCAGGCCGTACAGTATGACCATGGTGATGATAGCTACCCGCATATTATGTTCTTCGCGATGAAACATATTCCTCCGATGACCGAACTGACCTACGATTATGGTATAAGAGGGGCTCCTCCTGGCTTTAAGAACAAATTTCCCAAAGCTTGCAAGCTGAAGGCATGCCTCTGTGGATCTATAAACTGTCGAGGTTTCTTGTGA
- the LOC100846603 gene encoding RNA-binding protein Y14A: protein MAASNDVEVVDFDSDDDDLMDDDAPENNPAPAPRLRSTIAAGGEDSSAAAARKTKGRGFREEPSSSRPLTGRAAFDSLGTDDGPGPLRSIEGWIVLVTGVHEEAQEDDLHNAFREFGQVKNLHLNLDRRTGFVKGYALIEYESFEEAQAAIKTMDGTELVTQIINVDWAFSNGPAKRRNVRRRSRSPPRRRY from the exons ATGGCGGCGTCGAACGACGTTGAGGTCGTCGACTTcgactccgacgacgacgacctcaTGGACGATGACGCCCCCGAGAATAACCCCGCCCCTGCCCCGCGTCTCCGCTccaccatcgccgccggcggggaggattcctccgccgccgccgcgcgcaaGACCAAGGGCCGCGGGTTCCGCGAGGAgccttcctcctcgcggcCCCTCACTGGCCGCGCCGCCTTCGACTCCCTGGGCACCGACGACGGCCCTGGACCCCTCAGAT CTATAGAGGGGTGGATTGTTCTTGTAACCGGTGTTCACGAAGAAGCACAGGAGGATGATCTCCATAATGCTTTTCGGGAATTTGGGCAAGTTAAGAACTTGCATTTGAATTTAGATCGCCGCACTGGATTTGTCAAG GGATATGCCTTGATTGAATATGAGAGCTTCGAGGAAGCCCAGGCTGCAATAAAAACAATGGACGGAACTGAACTTGTAACACAGATAATAAATGTTGATTGGGCCTTTAGTAATGGCCCTGCCAAGCGAAGGAATGTCCGCAGGAG ATCAAGGAGCCCACCCAGGAGGAGATACTGA
- the LOC100821300 gene encoding dual specificity protein phosphatase 1B isoform X2, with protein sequence MSVPEAGQSSGRDEREREDYEKQQSRVLMALMQGFCAARYRKADNTPCLVDQGLYLGSVGAALNKEALKSLNITHILIVARSLNPAFSEEFTYKKIEVLDSPDTDLVKHFGECFNFIDEGISTGGNVLVHCFAGRSRSVTVVLAYLMKKHQVSLESALSLVRSKRPQASPNEGFMAQLVNFEKSLQVGNCTMDPNLGI encoded by the exons ATGTCGGTCCCGGAGGCGGGGCAATCGTCCGGGAGGGACGAGCGGGAGAGGGAGGACTACGAGAAGCAGCAGTCCAGGGTGCTCATGGCGCTGATGCAGGGCTTCTGCGCCGCGCGGTACCGCAAGGCCGACAACACCCCCTGCCTCGTCGACCAG GGGCTGTACCTGGGCTCTGTTGGGGCAGCACTGAACAAGGAGGCTCTCAAGAGTTTGAACATCACCCATATCTTGATTGTTGCCAGATCTCTGAATCCCGCCTTTTCAGAAGAATTTACATACAAGAAGATTGAGG TGCTTGACAGCCCAGACACTGATTTAGTAAAGCATTTCGGTGAATGCTTTAATTTCATAGATGAAGGAATCAGCACAGGTGGCAACGTGTTGGTTCATTGTTTTGCTGGGCGGTCACGGAG TGTGACAGTTGTTCTTGCATATCTCATGAAGAAGCATCAGGTGAGCCTGGAAAGTGCCCTGTCACTAGTTAGAAGCAAACGGCCTCAAGCGTCACCTAATGAAGGCTTTATGGCCCAGCTGGTGAACTTCGAGAAGTCTCTGCAAG TTGGAAACTGTACTATGGATCCCAACCTTGGTATTTGA
- the LOC100821300 gene encoding dual specificity protein phosphatase 1B isoform X3: MSVPEAGQSSGRDEREREDYEKQQSRVLMALMQGFCAARYRKADNTPCLVDQGLYLGSVGAALNKEALKSLNITHILIVARSLNPAFSEEFTYKKIEVLDSPDTDLVKHFGECFNFIDEGISTGGNVLVHCFAGRSRSVTVVLAYLMKKHQVSLESALSLVRSKRPQASPNEGFMAQLVNFEKSLQVGQGRRIMQSN; encoded by the exons ATGTCGGTCCCGGAGGCGGGGCAATCGTCCGGGAGGGACGAGCGGGAGAGGGAGGACTACGAGAAGCAGCAGTCCAGGGTGCTCATGGCGCTGATGCAGGGCTTCTGCGCCGCGCGGTACCGCAAGGCCGACAACACCCCCTGCCTCGTCGACCAG GGGCTGTACCTGGGCTCTGTTGGGGCAGCACTGAACAAGGAGGCTCTCAAGAGTTTGAACATCACCCATATCTTGATTGTTGCCAGATCTCTGAATCCCGCCTTTTCAGAAGAATTTACATACAAGAAGATTGAGG TGCTTGACAGCCCAGACACTGATTTAGTAAAGCATTTCGGTGAATGCTTTAATTTCATAGATGAAGGAATCAGCACAGGTGGCAACGTGTTGGTTCATTGTTTTGCTGGGCGGTCACGGAG TGTGACAGTTGTTCTTGCATATCTCATGAAGAAGCATCAGGTGAGCCTGGAAAGTGCCCTGTCACTAGTTAGAAGCAAACGGCCTCAAGCGTCACCTAATGAAGGCTTTATGGCCCAGCTGGTGAACTTCGAGAAGTCTCTGCAAG TGGGGCAGGGACGAAGAATTATGCAATCCAACTAA
- the LOC100821300 gene encoding dual specificity protein phosphatase 1B isoform X1, whose protein sequence is MSVPEAGQSSGRDEREREDYEKQQSRVLMALMQGFCAARYRKADNTPCLVDQGLYLGSVGAALNKEALKSLNITHILIVARSLNPAFSEEFTYKKIEVLDSPDTDLVKHFGECFNFIDEGISTGGNVLVHCFAGRSRSVTVVLAYLMKKHQVSLESALSLVRSKRPQASPNEGFMAQLVNFEKSLQGEEEWYLKIFYLEKRHRNPD, encoded by the exons ATGTCGGTCCCGGAGGCGGGGCAATCGTCCGGGAGGGACGAGCGGGAGAGGGAGGACTACGAGAAGCAGCAGTCCAGGGTGCTCATGGCGCTGATGCAGGGCTTCTGCGCCGCGCGGTACCGCAAGGCCGACAACACCCCCTGCCTCGTCGACCAG GGGCTGTACCTGGGCTCTGTTGGGGCAGCACTGAACAAGGAGGCTCTCAAGAGTTTGAACATCACCCATATCTTGATTGTTGCCAGATCTCTGAATCCCGCCTTTTCAGAAGAATTTACATACAAGAAGATTGAGG TGCTTGACAGCCCAGACACTGATTTAGTAAAGCATTTCGGTGAATGCTTTAATTTCATAGATGAAGGAATCAGCACAGGTGGCAACGTGTTGGTTCATTGTTTTGCTGGGCGGTCACGGAG TGTGACAGTTGTTCTTGCATATCTCATGAAGAAGCATCAGGTGAGCCTGGAAAGTGCCCTGTCACTAGTTAGAAGCAAACGGCCTCAAGCGTCACCTAATGAAGGCTTTATGGCCCAGCTGGTGAACTTCGAGAAGTCTCTGCAAG GTGAAGAAGAATGGTATCTCAAGATTTTTTACTTGGAGAAGAGACACAGGAATCCTGATTAA